A segment of the Vicinamibacteria bacterium genome:
AGCTGCGAGATCGTCCTCGCCTCACGCTCGAATCGCTGGCGAATCTCCGAAGACGTCGACAGATGGTCCGGAAGAACTTTGATCGCCACCGTACGGTCGAGGCGCGTATCGCGCGCCTGGTAGACTTCGCCCATACCGCCGGCTCCGACGGGACTGAGGACTTCGTAGGGTCCGAGACGAGTGCCTCGAGAAAGACTCACGTCGGCGAGGATACGGGATCTAGGGTGGAGCGGCAAGCTATTTGCGTGATGCGATGCTCGTGTTGGTCTCGACGACGGAAGAAACGAGTAATCGTCGCATGTGGAGTTGTAAGTTCCTTTCGTTACCGCTAGATTTCCCCGATGACCCTCGCTGCCGGAACCCGATTGGGGCTGTATGAGATCACCGCCCCTCTGGGTAAGGGCGGGATGGGCGAGGTGTACCGCGCCACGGACACAAAGCTCGGGCGAGAGGTTGCCCTCAAGGTCCTGCCCGCGGAAATGGCCGCGAGCCCGGAGCTCTTCGAGCGCTTCCGGCGCGAGGCGAGAGCCCTAGCTGCGCTCGATCATCCCAACATCGTGACCGTTTATTCCGTCGAAGAAGCGGAGGGTATCCACTTCCTGACCATGCAGCTCGTTGAGGGCGAGTCTCTAGACCGCCTCGTGCCCGAGGGCGGGATGCCGATCGGGCAGCTCTTGAGCCTTGCCACCGCACTCGCCGACGCGCTTGTGGCGGCGCACGGGAAGGGCATCGTGCACCGCGATCTCAAGCCCGGCAACGTGATGGTGACGCAAGACGGCCGAGTCAAAGTCCTGGACTTCGGTCTCGCGAAGGTTGCCGCGCCGGAGCCGAGAGGGCAGAAGGAATCGGAGCTCTCGACCGCGATGAGGACCCGCGAGGGCGTCGTGATGGGAACTGTGCCCTACATGTCGCCGGAGCAACTCAGGGGGCGGGCGATGGACCACCGGACGGACATGTTCTCGCTGGGCGTCATCGTCTACGAGATGGCGACCGGGCGCCGTCCGTTCGCTGGCGAATCCGCCGCGGAGCTCGGCTCGGCGATCCTGCGGGACGTGCCCCCGCCTCTGGCGAATCTGCGTCCCGACCTGCCGGCCGGGCTAACGCGGGTCGTCAACCGCTGCCTCGAGAAGGATCCCGCCGCTCGCTTCTCGAGCATGCAGGATGTTCACGGTGAACTCTCGGCGGTCTCCACGGGTGGGGCGGATCGGCGAAACGTTTCGAGCCAAGGGCACGCGCCGAGGTCATGGTCGCGCGCGCTCGTGCCCACGATCGCGGGCATCGCGATCCTGCTGGGAGCGGCGGCGTATCTGGTGAACCGGCTTCCCGTCTGGCGCACGCAAAAGGCTCCAATTCAGCATCAGATCCGATCGATCGCCGTGCTCCCGCTCGACAACTACTCGGGCGATCCTAACCAGGAGTATTTCGCAGAGGGCATGACCGACGAGCTGACCGCCGACCTCGCCCGCATCAGCCGGCTTCGCGTCATCTCGCGCGGCTCCGCCATGCAATTCAAAGGCGGGCAACGACCGCCGACCCCTGAGATCGCGAAGGTGCTCGACGTCGATGCCGTCGTCGAGGGCTCGGTGCTCCGAGCAGACGACCGTGTCCGGATCACGGTCCAGCTGATCGACGCGCGGGCCGATCGCCACCTGTGGGCCAACAGCTTCGAGCGCAGCTCGCGTGACATTCTCGCGCTCCAGGACGAGCTGACGTCGGCCATCGCCCGTGAGATCCACGTGCAACTGACCCCGGCGGACGAGTCACGACTGGGAAGTGCCCCCGAGGTGAATCCCGAGGCCTACGATGCCTACCTAAAGGGACGCTACTTCTTCAACCGCCCGAGCGACGAGAACCTGCAGAAGGCGATCGCACGCTTCGAAGACGCGATCGCAATCAGCCCAGACTTCGTCCCCGCGCTCTCGGGGCTGTCGGACGCTTACCTCTGGGCTGGCTACAACGAGGGGTTCCTGACCGCCTCGGAGGCGCGGCCCAAGGCGAAGGAAGCGGCCGAGAAAGCCGTCGAGCTCGACGACAGCTCGGCCGAGGCGCACACCTCGCTCGCCGTGTTCAAGCTCTTCTACGAGTATGACTGGGCGGGCGCCGAAGTGGAGTTTCGCCGGGCGTTCGAGCTCAATCCGAACTACGCGTACGCCCACGACCAGTTCGCGCTCGGGCTGGCCTTCCAGGGACGGTTC
Coding sequences within it:
- a CDS encoding protein kinase, with protein sequence MTLAAGTRLGLYEITAPLGKGGMGEVYRATDTKLGREVALKVLPAEMAASPELFERFRREARALAALDHPNIVTVYSVEEAEGIHFLTMQLVEGESLDRLVPEGGMPIGQLLSLATALADALVAAHGKGIVHRDLKPGNVMVTQDGRVKVLDFGLAKVAAPEPRGQKESELSTAMRTREGVVMGTVPYMSPEQLRGRAMDHRTDMFSLGVIVYEMATGRRPFAGESAAELGSAILRDVPPPLANLRPDLPAGLTRVVNRCLEKDPAARFSSMQDVHGELSAVSTGGADRRNVSSQGHAPRSWSRALVPTIAGIAILLGAAAYLVNRLPVWRTQKAPIQHQIRSIAVLPLDNYSGDPNQEYFAEGMTDELTADLARISRLRVISRGSAMQFKGGQRPPTPEIAKVLDVDAVVEGSVLRADDRVRITVQLIDARADRHLWANSFERSSRDILALQDELTSAIAREIHVQLTPADESRLGSAPEVNPEAYDAYLKGRYFFNRPSDENLQKAIARFEDAIAISPDFVPALSGLSDAYLWAGYNEGFLTASEARPKAKEAAEKAVELDDSSAEAHTSLAVFKLFYEYDWAGAEVEFRRAFELNPNYAYAHDQFALGLAFQGRFDESVAESQRAAELDPLNPQVPIDALFAFAWQEDYTAAREQARRSAELDPTYFFPPLAYGWIDIQAGNVQEAIPHIEKAKTMGAPPFVGAWLAYAYGASGDRARALQELEEVKRMSLGGSVTAFNLALVSLGLGDHGRAVSYLEQAYASDSEWLGWLGRDRAFDPLRSDARFVALMKTLGFEE